A genome region from Oncorhynchus gorbuscha isolate QuinsamMale2020 ecotype Even-year linkage group LG26, OgorEven_v1.0, whole genome shotgun sequence includes the following:
- the LOC124015062 gene encoding bryoporin-like isoform X1, with the protein MMPHFLCAVPHLCLCTNTHIGNRSRCDFSQFLLSSTSLGKHESTLLCLTQLEFSELRSFFPPSNSLRPAKMPENAEAVSATLTTNRNCTIELTNVTTGYCLINPKVYMSSGFCYHPPQPTVRTTKTEVCSFTKDDDTATGAVGVLTYDLFHMQSRVCSERMAIMFSVPYDYNFYKNWLGVGVFEVARACDKQLYNHMYKEKDFSKFVRSEASGSGVEYKAQHVDLRATMSNVGKSIIKVELYDQMGHK; encoded by the exons ATGATGCCTCATTTTCTGTGTGCCGTGCCACACCTGTGTTTGTGCACGAACACGCATATAGGTAATCGGAGTAGGTGTGACTTCAGCcaattcctcctctcctccaccagtctggGGAAACACgaatctactctactctgcctgACACAACTGGAGTTTTCTGAACTTAGAAG CTTTTTCCCCCCCTCTAACTCGCTCAGACCAGCCAAGATGCCAGAGAACGCAGAGGCCGTTTCAGCCACTCTAACCACCAACAGGAACTGTACTATAGAGCTCACCAATGTCACCACCGGTTACTGTCTCATCAACCCCAA GGTGTATATGTCCAGTGGTTTCTGCTACCACCCACCCCAGCCCACCGTCCGCACCACCAAGACAGAGGTGTGCTCCTTCACCAAGGATGACGACACAGCCACGGGCGCCGTGGGGGTCCTGACCTACGACCTTTTCCACATGCAGAGCCGCGTGTGCTCAGAACGCATGGCCATCATGTTCTCCGTGCCCTACGACTACAACTTCTACAAGAACTGGCTGGGGGTGGGCGTCTTCGAGGTGGCACGCGCCTGTGACAAGCAACTGTACAACCACATGTACAAGGAGAAGGACTTCAGCAAGTTTGTCCGATCAGAGGCCAGTGGGTCAGGGGTGGAGTACAAGGCCCAACACGTAGACCTGAGGGCCACCATGTCCAATGTTGGGAAGTCCATCATTAAGGTGGAGCTCTATGATCAAATGGGGCACAAATAA
- the LOC124015062 gene encoding bryoporin-like isoform X2 has product MMPHFLCAVPHLCLCTNTHIGNRSRCDFSQFLLSSTSLGKHESTLLCLTQLEFSELRRPAKMPENAEAVSATLTTNRNCTIELTNVTTGYCLINPKVYMSSGFCYHPPQPTVRTTKTEVCSFTKDDDTATGAVGVLTYDLFHMQSRVCSERMAIMFSVPYDYNFYKNWLGVGVFEVARACDKQLYNHMYKEKDFSKFVRSEASGSGVEYKAQHVDLRATMSNVGKSIIKVELYDQMGHK; this is encoded by the exons ATGATGCCTCATTTTCTGTGTGCCGTGCCACACCTGTGTTTGTGCACGAACACGCATATAGGTAATCGGAGTAGGTGTGACTTCAGCcaattcctcctctcctccaccagtctggGGAAACACgaatctactctactctgcctgACACAACTGGAGTTTTCTGAACTTAGAAG ACCAGCCAAGATGCCAGAGAACGCAGAGGCCGTTTCAGCCACTCTAACCACCAACAGGAACTGTACTATAGAGCTCACCAATGTCACCACCGGTTACTGTCTCATCAACCCCAA GGTGTATATGTCCAGTGGTTTCTGCTACCACCCACCCCAGCCCACCGTCCGCACCACCAAGACAGAGGTGTGCTCCTTCACCAAGGATGACGACACAGCCACGGGCGCCGTGGGGGTCCTGACCTACGACCTTTTCCACATGCAGAGCCGCGTGTGCTCAGAACGCATGGCCATCATGTTCTCCGTGCCCTACGACTACAACTTCTACAAGAACTGGCTGGGGGTGGGCGTCTTCGAGGTGGCACGCGCCTGTGACAAGCAACTGTACAACCACATGTACAAGGAGAAGGACTTCAGCAAGTTTGTCCGATCAGAGGCCAGTGGGTCAGGGGTGGAGTACAAGGCCCAACACGTAGACCTGAGGGCCACCATGTCCAATGTTGGGAAGTCCATCATTAAGGTGGAGCTCTATGATCAAATGGGGCACAAATAA